CCCAGCTTACTTTCAACGAGCCTTTCGTTTTAGTACCGGCACCGCTCTGCTCATTCTGAATTACCTCACCATTCGAATGATTTATAAGTCGTACGTTCTCGTAGAAAGTCGTCGACTGACGGAAGAAGAAGCTCAGGCAATTATGGCTTTTTGCAAGCTTCCTGCCAAGCAACAAGGCATTTTATCCCGCAAAATTTCCAATCTTACGGATCTTCAGTCCGCTTTGCAGCAACACCTGACGATGCCTGAACCCCGGCTCAGACCTTATCTGGTACGCTAAAGAAGGGAAAGCTCCCTACCCTACTGATTAAGGGTTGGGAGCTGTCGTATTTTGAGTGGCTTTGATAACGACCCGATGGGTAGGACGTAGATCTACGTTGGTTTTCGACGTAGGAATACAGCCGGGGCAGTTGGCCGTCCAGGTAGCGGGATCATCCCAGTTACCCGACTGTGCCGAGGTATAAGACGTAATCACTTGTACAGGTTTGCTCGTTGTAGCCGTACAGCCGTAAATGTTCGTCGTCATTAAGTTGTAAGTACCCGTTTGACTAGCTGAAACATCGGCTAGTTGAATGGATTTCTGAGCAGACGTGTAGCCATTTGGGCCACTCCAGCTATAGTACGGAGCATCAGCAGCCGTCAGTCCGAGCGTGTGGCCCGCCGAAAGCGGCGTATTCCCATTAATGGTTGCAGTAACCGTACCCAGTGAAGCAGGAACGATGATACGCGGCGAAACAATTACATTGCCCTTACTGTCGCTTACTTTCAACTGATACGTACCGGCCGTAAAATCGGCTGAGTTACCAGATGCTACGGAGTTCACGCCATTATTGTTTAGCGGATTTACCCACGTATACGAAGCCCATCCATCCTGACCTTTCACTCGCATCTGCGTACTGCTCAAACACGAAGGGTACAGGCGAGCCGGAGCCAAAGCCGCGTACGGAGTAGCCTGCGAACGAATGTTAGCCGCATCCAGAGCATCCGCCCAAGCTTTAGCTAAAAGCAGAAGCCCCTGACCTTTGAAGTGAACATCTACGGCATCACGGTACTCGGGACCGTGAATATCATCCGTAGCTGGTCCAGCAAAGATTTGCTTGGTAGGATTAATCAGGGCGTTCTGAGCACTAATAATCGTTGGACTGTTAATACTGGGGCCGGATAAGTTCGTACGGTCGAAGTATCGACTGGCTCGGGAAATGACCCAAGGAAGATTTTCTTTCCCCGAATTTGACCGACTGGCAGTAATAACCGCATTCCAGTTCGATACATAGGTTTCTTGAGAAGTATTGGCAAAATTATCCGTTTCACCCTGGTGGAGCAGTACGGCCCGAACGCCATATTGCGAGGCGTAATTATTCAGACTGACCCGCAAATTGCCGTAAGGCTGTCCTTTGGGATAAGGGTAGCTAAACACAGGATTTAAGGCGGGGTCTTGCGAAGGATCGATACTTGTGAACCAGTTTACACTGCCCGTACCCGACCAGCCGCCCTGGAAAAAGGCGACAGGCACTCGCCAACGTTGCACCAACAGATCACCTAAAGCTCCCCAGCACCAAGCCGAGAGTCCGAAAGGAGCTAAGGTAGTGGTAGCGTCCAGGTGAACAAACTCGGGGGTAGCTACTTTGTCCTTAATGTTTGAATAACTCCAGGGGCCCCATTGATCAGGTTGGTTAGGATCTGGATTCTCGGTGATTTTGTAGCCAATGCCTACTGCACTTACCTGATCATACGTTGCTGAAGGACCCGTATTGTCAGGGTCCGCAATTCCAGTGGCATTCGACTGACC
This portion of the Siphonobacter curvatus genome encodes:
- a CDS encoding sialate O-acetylesterase — encoded protein: MKHLYKLASLLFFILTYHQSLAQLSITFPTTRAVFQRDLSNQASVHVAGVYTEKVERIEVRLVPIPAGGSIGPNDAVDTQWQTLWTYPGNTTSTPSNGYFQGSVTAKGGWYDLKVRAYQNGSLLGQETTLSKVGVGEVFVIAGQSNATGIADPDNTGPSATYDQVSAVGIGYKITENPDPNQPDQWGPWSYSNIKDKVATPEFVHLDATTTLAPFGLSAWCWGALGDLLVQRWRVPVAFFQGGWSGTGSVNWFTSIDPSQDPALNPVFSYPYPKGQPYGNLRVSLNNYASQYGVRAVLLHQGETDNFANTSQETYVSNWNAVITASRSNSGKENLPWVISRASRYFDRTNLSGPSINSPTIISAQNALINPTKQIFAGPATDDIHGPEYRDAVDVHFKGQGLLLLAKAWADALDAANIRSQATPYAALAPARLYPSCLSSTQMRVKGQDGWASYTWVNPLNNNGVNSVASGNSADFTAGTYQLKVSDSKGNVIVSPRIIVPASLGTVTATINGNTPLSAGHTLGLTAADAPYYSWSGPNGYTSAQKSIQLADVSASQTGTYNLMTTNIYGCTATTSKPVQVITSYTSAQSGNWDDPATWTANCPGCIPTSKTNVDLRPTHRVVIKATQNTTAPNP